A region from the Chanodichthys erythropterus isolate Z2021 chromosome 5, ASM2448905v1, whole genome shotgun sequence genome encodes:
- the zfyve21 gene encoding zinc finger FYVE domain-containing protein 21 isoform X2 translates to MSALPDGKKLVRSPSGLRMVPENGAFNSPFSLDEPQWVPDKECPRCMQCDTKFDFITRKHHCRRCGRCFCDKCCSQKVALPRMCFVDPVRQCAECSLISQKEMEFYDKQLKVLTAGGTFMVKVGSSEKSETMVCRLSNNHRYLFLDGDSHFEVELSRISSMHVLTEGSTPGGGSLRASGMVLQYKPPGSQNLQELHMDTADDKRVSSAWLVAMHKAAKLLYESRDQ, encoded by the exons atgtccGCGCTACCTGACGGTAAAAAGCTGGTCCGCAGTCCGAGCGGACTCCGCATGGTACCGGAAAACGGCGCTTTCAACAGTCCGTTTTCCCTGGATGAGCCGCAGTGGGTTCCGGATAAAGAG TGCCCCAGATGTATGCAGTGTGACACTAAGTTTGACTTCATCACCAGAAAG CATCACTGTCGGCGCTGTGGTCGGTGCTTCTGTGATAAATGCTGCAGTCAGAAAGTGGCTCTGCCCAGGATGTGTTTTGTGGATCCGGTTAGGCAGTGTGCTGAGTGCAGCCTCATCTCACAGAAAGAGATGGAGTTTTACGACAAACAGCTTAAAGTGCTCACTGCCG GAGGAACTTTCATGGTCAAAGTGGGTTCCTCGGAGAAATCAGAGACCATGGTCTGCCGTTTGTCCAATAATCACAG GTATCTATTCCTAGACGGTGACAGTCATTTTGAGGTGGAGCTATCTCGTATTTCCAGTATGCATGTGTTGACTGAGGGGTCAACCCCGGGAG GGGGTTCTCTCCGTGCCAGTGGCATGGTGCTTCAGTACAAGCCACCAGGATCTCAGAACCTTCAAGAGCTCCACATGGACACTGCTGATGACAAGCGTGTTTCGTCTGCCTGGCTTGTAGCCATGCACAAA GCTGCCAAACTGTTGTATGAGTCAAGGGACCAGTAA
- the zfyve21 gene encoding zinc finger FYVE domain-containing protein 21 isoform X1, with the protein MSALPDGKKLVRSPSGLRMVPENGAFNSPFSLDEPQWVPDKECPRCMQCDTKFDFITRKHHCRRCGRCFCDKCCSQKVALPRMCFVDPVRQCAECSLISQKEMEFYDKQLKVLTAGGTFMVKVGSSEKSETMVCRLSNNHRYLFLDGDSHFEVELSRISSMHVLTEGSTPGEKDICSYTSLLDSQISEGGSLRASGMVLQYKPPGSQNLQELHMDTADDKRVSSAWLVAMHKAAKLLYESRDQ; encoded by the exons atgtccGCGCTACCTGACGGTAAAAAGCTGGTCCGCAGTCCGAGCGGACTCCGCATGGTACCGGAAAACGGCGCTTTCAACAGTCCGTTTTCCCTGGATGAGCCGCAGTGGGTTCCGGATAAAGAG TGCCCCAGATGTATGCAGTGTGACACTAAGTTTGACTTCATCACCAGAAAG CATCACTGTCGGCGCTGTGGTCGGTGCTTCTGTGATAAATGCTGCAGTCAGAAAGTGGCTCTGCCCAGGATGTGTTTTGTGGATCCGGTTAGGCAGTGTGCTGAGTGCAGCCTCATCTCACAGAAAGAGATGGAGTTTTACGACAAACAGCTTAAAGTGCTCACTGCCG GAGGAACTTTCATGGTCAAAGTGGGTTCCTCGGAGAAATCAGAGACCATGGTCTGCCGTTTGTCCAATAATCACAG GTATCTATTCCTAGACGGTGACAGTCATTTTGAGGTGGAGCTATCTCGTATTTCCAGTATGCATGTGTTGACTGAGGGGTCAACCCCGGGAG AGAAAGATATATGCTCGTACACGAGCTTGCTGGACAGTCAAATATCTGAAG GGGGTTCTCTCCGTGCCAGTGGCATGGTGCTTCAGTACAAGCCACCAGGATCTCAGAACCTTCAAGAGCTCCACATGGACACTGCTGATGACAAGCGTGTTTCGTCTGCCTGGCTTGTAGCCATGCACAAA GCTGCCAAACTGTTGTATGAGTCAAGGGACCAGTAA